In Thermodesulfobacteriota bacterium, the genomic stretch GAGCCTTACCCTCGAAAACCGCGCGGCAGCGCGGAAAAAGGGCTTTTTGCACTGAGGCTTGAATGCGAGATTTTGATGCTCCGCTCCATGTGGCCGTTGGGAGCGCAAATCACCGCTAAGGCGTATCTCCGTGAGGGAAGGGGCGCGAAGGGAATCAATCCCTTCCGGTCAGCGCGAATAAGATGATATAATCTCAAACTTATGGGGCCGCTCCTCTTGAAAAATGTCGTTTCCGAGCTGAATGAACGGCTTAAGGGCGGGGTGGTTTCCAAGGTCCATCAGCCGGATGACCGGAACATCCTTCTAAGGGTATTCGCAAGGGGGAGGGAGGAGAGGCTAATCATATCCGCCCACCACAGGCTCGGAAGGATGCACATTACGGGGCTGGAATTCAGGAACCCTCCGTCGCCGCTCCGTTTCTGCGCCTTCCTCCGTAGCAGGATAACTAACGCCCGCATAGAGGGAATTTCCCAGTCGGACCTCGAAAGGATAGCCCATATAGACTTAAGCGCCAGAAAAGGCGATGGTGAAAGGGAGGCGTTCAGGCTCGTCTGCGAGCTTACGGGCAAGTCCGCCAATATCATCCTCGTTGACGGTGAGGGGGTCGTGCTCGACGCATTGAGGTATTTCGAGCCCGAGACATCGGCCAGGGCCGTTATGCCGGGCCTACGGCTTTCACCCCTGCCGCCGCCGGAAAAGGCGTTTACGGAAGAGGCGATCCCGAAAGGGGAGGGGGAGGGCTGGAACGAGGCGGCGGACAGGTTCTACTCCGCTCTCCTCAGGGAAGAGGAATTCTCGTCCCGGAAGGGGACGCTCAAGAGGGTTATCAACGAGGCCGAGAAAAAGCTAAGGAGGAAGCTAAGGAACCTCGAAGGAGATAGAATAAGGGCCCTCTCTGAAGTCGAAAACTACAAGACGGGCGAGCTCCTTACAACGAGCTTCCACCTCCTTAAAAGGGGAATGAAGGAGGCCGAGGTCCTGGATTATGCGAAAGACCCGCCCGAGCCGGTGCTCGTAAGGCTCGATGAAAGGCTCGGCCCTGCCGAGAACGTTGAGAGGTATTTCAAGCGGGCAAGGAAGGCGAAGAAGGCGCTTAAGCTGCTTGAGGAGCGGGTCCCTGCCATCGAGGAGGAGCTTCTCTACGCGGGCTCCCTCCTCTATCAATTGGAGGAGGCGGCTGATATCGGGGAGCTATCGTTCCTTGAGGACGAGCTTCGAAAAGGGGGGTATCTCAAGAGAATGGAAAAGGAGAAGTTGAAAGAGGCGGCCAGGGCCGAGCCCATAAGGAGGTTCAAATCCTCGGACGGCTTCGAGATACTCTGCGGAAAAAGCGGGCCCGGAAACGACCTCCTTGTATCAGAATACGCCTCGAACGAAGATATCTGGTTCCATGCCAAAAACATGCCCGGCTCTCACGCGCTCATAAAGGCGGCGGGCAGGGCCGGGGAGATAACGAAGAAAACCGTCGAGGAGGCTGCCTCGATAGCGGCATTCTACAGCAAGGGGAAGAACGCGTCCAAGGTGGATGTAATCTACACCGAGGCCCGGAACGTCAAAAAGCCCAGGGGAGCCAAGCCAGGCATGGTCATGGTAAGGGAGTTTAAAAGCGTTGTCGTGAGGCCCGGCCTCCCAAAAGGCGCCCTTGAAGGAGAGGACAAGGCCGGAGGCGGAGGGGCGTCTTGAAGATAAAGCACACCTTCCT encodes the following:
- a CDS encoding NFACT family protein, whose amino-acid sequence is MKNVVSELNERLKGGVVSKVHQPDDRNILLRVFARGREERLIISAHHRLGRMHITGLEFRNPPSPLRFCAFLRSRITNARIEGISQSDLERIAHIDLSARKGDGEREAFRLVCELTGKSANIILVDGEGVVLDALRYFEPETSARAVMPGLRLSPLPPPEKAFTEEAIPKGEGEGWNEAADRFYSALLREEEFSSRKGTLKRVINEAEKKLRRKLRNLEGDRIRALSEVENYKTGELLTTSFHLLKRGMKEAEVLDYAKDPPEPVLVRLDERLGPAENVERYFKRARKAKKALKLLEERVPAIEEELLYAGSLLYQLEEAADIGELSFLEDELRKGGYLKRMEKEKLKEAARAEPIRRFKSSDGFEILCGKSGPGNDLLVSEYASNEDIWFHAKNMPGSHALIKAAGRAGEITKKTVEEAASIAAFYSKGKNASKVDVIYTEARNVKKPRGAKPGMVMVREFKSVVVRPGLPKGALEGEDKAGGGGAS